One Bacteroidota bacterium genomic region harbors:
- a CDS encoding Nif3-like dinuclear metal center hexameric protein, translating to MPKLGDLIAHLEAWAPPNWAWERDNTGLQLGDPEQPVRRVLIALDLTEAVVAQAASWPAELILTHHPPLYRPLRRCTTQDALGRMLLHLARIGCAVYSIHTNLDVAPGGVNDVLAERLGLRRVRVLEPMRGQLRKLVTFVPITHVELVRRALAEAGAGRIGSYAECAFEVRGTGSFRPLAGARPYLGEAGRLERVEEVRLEMEVPSWRLAAALEALRAVHPYEEPVWDVYVLERATSGVGMGRIGELSAPLAPGDFLEYVAERLAVRALRYAAGPQERISRVAVCGGAGADLWWVAAQQGADALVTADVRYHAFQEASGALWLLDAGHYETEAPILQVLAERLQRAFPDLECQVGQCTSPISTYVS from the coding sequence ATGCCCAAATTAGGCGACCTGATCGCGCATCTTGAGGCCTGGGCCCCACCGAATTGGGCCTGGGAGCGGGACAATACAGGGCTACAGCTCGGGGATCCCGAGCAACCGGTTCGGCGGGTGCTTATCGCTCTAGATCTGACGGAGGCCGTGGTCGCGCAGGCCGCATCATGGCCGGCCGAACTGATCCTAACGCATCATCCTCCTTTATATCGCCCCTTACGCCGCTGTACGACCCAAGATGCCCTGGGGCGGATGCTCTTGCATTTGGCTCGCATCGGGTGCGCTGTCTACAGCATCCACACGAATCTGGATGTCGCCCCGGGCGGGGTAAACGACGTGCTAGCCGAGCGGCTCGGGCTGCGGCGGGTACGGGTGCTTGAGCCCATGAGGGGTCAGCTGCGCAAGCTCGTCACCTTTGTGCCGATCACCCACGTGGAATTGGTGCGTCGCGCCCTGGCCGAGGCCGGCGCGGGTCGGATAGGCTCCTATGCGGAGTGCGCTTTTGAGGTGCGGGGTACGGGCTCTTTTCGACCGCTTGCCGGAGCCCGTCCATACCTAGGCGAGGCCGGTCGGCTGGAACGCGTCGAGGAAGTGCGCCTGGAGATGGAGGTTCCATCCTGGCGGCTTGCGGCTGCTCTAGAGGCCCTGCGCGCCGTGCATCCCTACGAAGAACCTGTCTGGGACGTCTACGTTCTGGAACGCGCTACCTCTGGGGTCGGCATGGGGCGTATTGGGGAGCTATCGGCTCCCCTGGCGCCCGGGGATTTTCTGGAGTACGTGGCCGAGCGGCTCGCTGTGCGGGCGTTGCGTTACGCGGCCGGGCCTCAGGAGCGGATTTCTCGGGTGGCCGTCTGCGGTGGCGCCGGCGCGGATCTATGGTGGGTGGCCGCTCAGCAGGGCGCCGACGCGCTGGTCACAGCCGATGTGCGGTATCACGCCTTCCAGGAGGCTTCGGGTGCCCTCTGGTTGCTTGATGCCGGTCACTACGAAACCGAAGCCCCAATACTGCAGGTGCTCGCGGAGCGTCTGCAGAGGGCTTTTCCGGACCTCGAATGCCAAGTAGGGCAATGCACCAGCCCGATAAGCACATATGTAAGCTGA
- the holA gene encoding DNA polymerase III subunit delta, whose protein sequence is MTQSRLRVEDVRAQIRHGNIQPVYLLYGEEDFLQERLERELIERLLPAEAYAFDLDRFYGPEAEWERVIAACRAVPVLAERRVVVLRQMQALSGVQRLRPYLEHPNPRAVLLLRYDGQPNFAQDLYRILREKAVILECRPLPEQHLYGWVREEARIRGRDIEPEAVALLVDYVGTNLRALDQELEKLCIYVDASSVITAEDVENVVGHSREHTVFELQKAIGQGNFTRAYGILERRLRHSGTALGEALMILSWLGRYFLNLGKLHELAQMQASEEEMSRQTGINRYFLKDYLGDLRRYPEARVERALLALEEADAALKTGHVLGPLGVLERALRIVENFSLTDRR, encoded by the coding sequence ATGACGCAGAGTCGGCTGCGCGTTGAGGACGTTCGAGCCCAGATCCGGCATGGCAACATCCAGCCGGTGTACTTGCTTTACGGGGAGGAGGATTTCCTGCAGGAGCGTTTGGAGCGCGAGCTCATCGAGCGCCTGCTACCCGCAGAGGCGTACGCCTTCGACCTTGACCGGTTCTATGGGCCAGAGGCGGAATGGGAGCGAGTGATCGCCGCCTGCCGTGCCGTGCCCGTTTTGGCCGAACGTCGGGTGGTGGTGCTGCGCCAGATGCAGGCGCTGTCGGGTGTCCAGCGGCTTCGCCCCTACTTGGAACATCCCAACCCCAGGGCGGTGCTCCTGCTGCGCTACGATGGGCAGCCCAACTTTGCGCAAGATCTCTACCGGATCCTGCGGGAAAAGGCCGTAATCTTGGAGTGCCGCCCTCTCCCCGAGCAGCACCTATATGGATGGGTGCGAGAGGAGGCGCGGATCCGAGGGCGGGATATCGAACCGGAGGCGGTGGCGCTGCTTGTGGACTACGTGGGAACGAACCTGCGCGCGTTGGATCAGGAGCTGGAGAAACTGTGCATCTATGTGGACGCTTCGTCCGTGATCACGGCCGAGGATGTGGAAAACGTAGTGGGGCACAGCCGAGAACATACGGTATTTGAGCTCCAAAAAGCGATAGGGCAGGGGAACTTCACGCGGGCCTATGGGATTTTGGAACGCCGCTTGCGACACTCCGGAACGGCCTTAGGTGAGGCTCTCATGATTCTCTCCTGGTTGGGACGCTACTTCCTCAATTTAGGCAAGCTACATGAGCTTGCTCAGATGCAGGCTAGCGAGGAGGAGATGAGCCGTCAGACGGGCATAAACCGTTATTTTCTGAAGGACTATTTGGGGGATCTGCGTCGATATCCCGAAGCAAGGGTTGAACGGGCCCTACTAGCGCTGGAGGAGGCTGATGCGGCTCTTAAGACCGGCCACGTGCTCGGCCCCCTTGGGGTGCTCGAGCGTGCGCTGCGCATCGTTGAGAACTTTTCACTTACCGATAGGCGTTAA
- a CDS encoding lipopolysaccharide biosynthesis protein: METAILIRRHGAKLLPLLSQGTRLLRGLVMVLLVIPALPPRAYGSYDVLLGLIALTAAFSVGLLAQGTIRFVAHYRGDPQAQQALLEFVAVLTLALGLAGGGLAWALSPWLSERLRLPELLGWAWLIPAVVLLQGLRGLALHTLQGQERYGRLLGVESALNGLFIGLVIGLWAQRALRLEALLLSFFAAETLSAVAAWALAWPWLPRRLRWHRAYFSSFWAFSRHLALYMLTLQAGQYADVLLISAYLSPEQAGLYAAVKRLTDAVALTLLNAINTVVLPRSAVLHAQRDWRGLRRLRRRAIAYGLILLGPLGLLCLLAAEPIVETLYRGAYAASASVLRLLGLGFGAEVLYLTGLNVLMGIGRTEWVWRVQLLRLAASMALYLILIPQYGVLGAALSNLLAAAAAGAYAQVGLRGLTQPISSGCATR, translated from the coding sequence GTGGAGACGGCGATCCTGATCCGCCGCCACGGGGCGAAGCTGTTGCCGCTATTGAGCCAGGGCACGCGGCTTTTGCGGGGGCTGGTGATGGTTCTGCTCGTCATCCCCGCCCTGCCCCCGAGGGCCTATGGCTCTTATGATGTGCTCTTGGGCCTGATCGCGCTCACGGCCGCCTTCTCGGTGGGCCTGCTCGCGCAGGGCACAATCCGCTTTGTGGCCCACTATCGGGGCGATCCCCAGGCGCAGCAAGCGCTGCTGGAGTTCGTGGCTGTGCTCACGCTCGCCCTCGGCCTAGCGGGGGGTGGCCTGGCGTGGGCCTTGAGCCCGTGGCTTTCGGAGCGTCTGCGCCTGCCCGAACTGCTCGGCTGGGCCTGGCTCATCCCCGCTGTCGTGCTCCTGCAGGGGCTGCGCGGGCTGGCCCTGCACACGCTGCAGGGACAGGAGCGATACGGACGCCTGCTGGGGGTCGAGTCCGCGCTAAACGGCCTTTTCATAGGGCTGGTGATCGGACTATGGGCTCAAAGGGCTCTGCGGCTGGAGGCGCTTCTGTTGAGCTTTTTCGCCGCGGAGACGCTCTCCGCGGTCGCCGCCTGGGCGCTTGCTTGGCCGTGGTTGCCCCGGCGTCTGCGATGGCACAGGGCCTACTTTAGTTCTTTTTGGGCCTTCTCGCGCCACCTGGCCTTGTACATGCTCACCTTGCAGGCGGGCCAGTACGCCGACGTGCTGCTGATTTCGGCTTATCTTTCCCCGGAGCAAGCGGGCCTCTACGCAGCCGTCAAACGCCTAACCGACGCCGTGGCCCTGACGCTGCTTAACGCCATCAACACCGTCGTGCTGCCCCGCTCGGCCGTCCTACATGCCCAGCGGGATTGGAGGGGGCTGCGCCGGCTGCGGCGGCGCGCGATCGCATATGGGCTTATTCTGCTGGGCCCCTTGGGGTTACTGTGCCTGCTTGCGGCCGAGCCTATTGTGGAGACCCTCTACCGAGGCGCCTACGCGGCCTCGGCATCCGTCTTGCGGCTGCTTGGCCTCGGATTCGGGGCTGAGGTGCTCTACCTTACGGGATTGAACGTGCTCATGGGGATCGGTCGCACCGAGTGGGTATGGCGTGTGCAGCTGCTGCGCCTCGCCGCAAGCATGGCCCTGTACCTGATCCTGATCCCCCAATACGGCGTCCTGGGTGCCGCCCTAAGTAACCTGCTGGCCGCCGCAGCCGCCGGCGCATACGCGC
- a CDS encoding sigma-70 family RNA polymerase sigma factor: MTQRRKNKALEHLHRLSDEDLMAAFQQGVEEAFDILVSRYKDPLANYIYRFLGDWEECEDLLQETFLRVYRNRHAYRRIAKFSTWLYTIAGNLARSEYRKRRRRRVQSLVGLNREEEEYEMEIPDETYSPERYTESVLQDRRIQEALRQISPEFREVVILRDIQQLSYEEIAEITGLPMGTVKSRINRGRARLQALLKDVYAPK, encoded by the coding sequence ATGACGCAGCGACGTAAGAATAAGGCTCTGGAGCACTTGCACCGACTCAGCGACGAAGATCTCATGGCCGCCTTCCAGCAGGGGGTAGAAGAGGCCTTCGACATCCTGGTCAGCCGCTACAAAGACCCCCTGGCCAATTATATCTACCGCTTCTTAGGCGATTGGGAGGAATGCGAAGATCTTCTGCAGGAGACCTTTTTGCGGGTGTACCGAAACCGGCACGCATATCGGCGCATCGCCAAGTTCTCGACTTGGCTATATACGATCGCGGGCAACTTGGCGCGTTCAGAATACCGCAAGCGCCGTCGCCGCAGGGTGCAGTCTCTGGTGGGGTTGAACCGGGAGGAGGAAGAATACGAGATGGAAATCCCGGATGAGACCTATTCGCCGGAGCGGTACACGGAGAGCGTGCTCCAAGATCGCCGCATCCAAGAGGCGTTGCGCCAGATCTCACCGGAATTTCGGGAGGTCGTCATTCTCCGTGACATTCAGCAACTCTCCTACGAAGAAATTGCGGAAATCACCGGCCTGCCCATGGGCACGGTAAAAAGCCGCATCAACCGAGGGCGGGCTCGTCTTCAAGCGCTGCTCAAAGACGTCTATGCGCCCAAATGA
- a CDS encoding O-antigen ligase family protein — protein MRFAVRLDFPHLWWGTFVASCAGALAGVLWITPERAWLWPLLLLGLFACAVSLWRLEWGFVSLLVLNVFGLLDVSPGIGAAELALSAYTLLFGLRWLYEKTLRLREPILDSPMAWAVAVFLGAVFVSGLLGLLYGNAPELVLRDLKRYLVFVLFFFLYDLFKRRPALVGYHLGIFLGIAIGFSLYNATEFFRDLSGARSVWQAVQAREAKYYLVFFPAIVLCTAFLLYHRNWLLRTFFGLSALACTAALLLTFSRGPWLATALGLLVMAALVERRDQRLLLLYVLGLVAAGVGAVLALAGPQLTLLAAGLAGRLLSIGRALEADLSVLNRFAEWRAAWEALSPNWITGWGLGATYPFVNIITLRYLPAWDYIHNNFLFVWMTTGLAGLLAQLLFYGSGLWTTWRAWRLSSDRFERYVLAASIGILIGMLLMLGTEAAWAMYDGIFATVSSIAIGAATWRRRS, from the coding sequence ATGCGCTTCGCGGTTCGGCTGGACTTTCCCCACCTCTGGTGGGGGACCTTCGTGGCGAGCTGCGCCGGGGCCCTTGCGGGCGTCCTCTGGATTACGCCCGAACGGGCCTGGCTGTGGCCCCTGTTGCTGCTAGGCCTCTTCGCGTGTGCCGTTTCCCTTTGGCGCCTGGAGTGGGGTTTCGTCAGCCTGCTTGTCCTGAACGTATTCGGGCTTCTGGACGTGTCCCCCGGCATCGGGGCTGCGGAGCTGGCTTTGTCGGCCTACACGCTCCTTTTCGGCCTGCGCTGGCTATACGAAAAAACGCTGCGCCTGCGCGAACCCATTCTGGATAGCCCCATGGCCTGGGCCGTGGCCGTTTTCCTGGGCGCCGTGTTCGTAAGCGGCCTGCTGGGTCTGCTGTATGGCAACGCGCCGGAACTGGTGCTGCGGGATCTGAAGCGTTACCTCGTCTTTGTGCTCTTCTTTTTCCTATACGATCTTTTCAAACGGCGGCCGGCCCTCGTGGGATATCATCTCGGGATTTTTCTCGGCATCGCAATCGGCTTTAGCCTGTACAACGCGACGGAGTTCTTTCGTGACCTCTCGGGCGCTCGCTCGGTTTGGCAGGCCGTGCAGGCACGCGAGGCCAAGTATTACCTTGTTTTCTTTCCCGCGATTGTGCTCTGCACGGCCTTTCTGCTGTACCACCGCAATTGGCTTCTGCGGACGTTTTTTGGCCTCTCGGCCCTGGCCTGCACCGCGGCCCTGTTGCTTACCTTTAGCCGCGGCCCCTGGTTAGCCACGGCTCTGGGGCTTTTGGTGATGGCCGCCTTAGTGGAGCGCCGCGACCAAAGGCTGCTTCTGCTGTACGTCCTTGGGCTTGTCGCCGCCGGCGTGGGCGCCGTGCTCGCGCTAGCGGGACCCCAGCTTACGCTGCTAGCTGCCGGCCTTGCGGGGCGCCTGCTCTCCATCGGCCGGGCCCTAGAGGCAGACCTTTCCGTGCTCAACCGGTTCGCCGAATGGCGGGCCGCCTGGGAGGCTTTGAGTCCAAACTGGATTACGGGCTGGGGGCTGGGCGCCACGTATCCGTTTGTAAACATCATCACGCTTCGCTATCTGCCCGCCTGGGATTACATCCACAACAACTTCCTGTTCGTGTGGATGACCACGGGGCTTGCGGGCCTGCTGGCGCAGCTTCTTTTCTACGGTTCGGGGCTGTGGACGACATGGCGGGCTTGGCGCCTGAGCTCGGATCGCTTTGAGCGCTACGTGCTTGCGGCATCTATAGGGATCTTAATCGGTATGCTGCTCATGCTGGGCACCGAGGCCGCCTGGGCGATGTACGATGGGATTTTTGCGACGGTCTCCAGCATCGCCATAGGAGCGGCGACGTGGAGACGGCGATCCTGA
- the der gene encoding ribosome biogenesis GTPase Der — MSLVAIVGRPNVGKSTLFNRLTEGQAAIVYDEPGVTRDRHYGTAEWGGKSFSVVDTGGFTLRSGDPIAAAVREQVQYALEEADLVLLLVDVTAGLLEEDAQLAALLRPIAARKPVLVVANKADNPQRALQASEFYGLGLGPIYPISALSGSGTGELLDAITARLPASPPPSADERPKIALVGRPNVGKSSLVNALLGQNRMIVSETPGTTRDAVDSVLRYHGREIVLLDTAGLRRRTRIREALEFYSTLRTHRAIERADVVVLLLDATEGLQAQDITILRAAEAKRKGLLMAVNKWDAVPKDSQTARAYEEAIRSRIPTFAYVPLVFISAKTRQRIYKVIELACAIAAERAKRIPTAELNEKLLADIAHTPPPAYRGRPIKIKHLTQARSAPPLFVFFTNLPHRIPESYRRFLERRLRDHFGFLGVPITLAFRQT; from the coding sequence ATGTCCTTGGTGGCGATCGTAGGTCGACCCAACGTAGGCAAGTCCACCCTGTTCAACCGGCTCACCGAGGGCCAAGCGGCCATTGTATACGATGAGCCGGGAGTGACGCGGGACCGGCACTATGGCACAGCTGAGTGGGGGGGCAAGAGCTTCTCCGTGGTCGATACCGGGGGCTTCACCCTCCGCTCCGGGGATCCGATCGCGGCGGCCGTGCGCGAACAAGTGCAATATGCCCTGGAAGAGGCGGATCTGGTGCTGTTGCTTGTGGACGTAACTGCGGGGCTCCTGGAGGAGGATGCGCAGTTGGCCGCGCTTCTGCGCCCGATCGCTGCGCGTAAGCCTGTTTTGGTGGTGGCCAACAAAGCCGACAACCCACAGCGCGCCTTACAGGCCTCTGAGTTCTACGGACTTGGCCTTGGGCCCATATACCCGATCTCGGCCTTATCTGGTTCGGGGACCGGGGAGCTGTTGGATGCCATCACGGCTCGGCTGCCCGCTTCGCCCCCGCCATCGGCAGACGAAAGGCCCAAAATAGCCCTCGTCGGTCGACCCAACGTGGGCAAATCTAGTTTGGTCAACGCCCTGCTGGGCCAAAACCGGATGATTGTTTCCGAGACGCCAGGCACCACGCGGGACGCCGTCGATAGTGTGCTGCGCTACCACGGGCGGGAAATCGTGCTGTTGGATACAGCGGGTCTGCGCAGACGCACCCGGATACGCGAGGCGCTGGAGTTTTATAGCACGCTTCGCACACATCGGGCCATCGAACGCGCCGATGTGGTTGTGCTGCTCCTGGACGCCACAGAGGGCCTGCAGGCCCAGGATATCACGATCCTCCGGGCTGCCGAGGCTAAGCGAAAGGGCCTCCTGATGGCCGTGAACAAATGGGACGCGGTGCCGAAAGATAGCCAAACCGCCCGTGCTTACGAGGAGGCCATCCGAAGCCGGATACCCACGTTCGCGTATGTGCCTCTGGTGTTTATTTCCGCCAAAACCCGACAACGGATTTATAAGGTCATCGAGCTGGCCTGCGCGATCGCAGCGGAGCGGGCCAAACGCATCCCCACCGCTGAGCTCAATGAAAAACTTCTAGCGGATATCGCCCATACCCCTCCTCCTGCTTACCGGGGCCGGCCGATCAAGATCAAACACCTCACGCAGGCGCGTAGCGCTCCGCCCCTGTTCGTGTTCTTCACCAACCTGCCCCATCGGATCCCCGAGTCGTATCGACGCTTTCTGGAGCGCCGTCTGCGGGATCACTTCGGTTTCCTCGGGGTACCGATCACACTCGCTTTCCGTCAGACGTGA
- a CDS encoding Wzz/FepE/Etk N-terminal domain-containing protein has product MKTALVRSPILYGLAVLYRRRWLLIGATLAAAALSALISLLLPNYYKATATVLPSQAGGLRSLSAALPRDLAALASSLGGFGLNTDFDRYYAILNSRRAKWELVRRFNLMDVYRTRHKRYPVTATLKKLERNMRFGMHQEGYFEISIWDQDPRRAAEMANYCVELLNRINTEIATTEARAYREFIETRYRKAQADLDSLQRRLSVFQRRYGIYDLPSQLGAYFSTIADISAELYRLEVQRDALRAGLGADNPLLGQLEEQIRATRAKLSSLRQDTGPIRLMAPLRELPEVNRAYLELMRELTIQAKIQEVIVPLYEQAKVEEQRTTPTVIVLDRAEIPERKDHPRRTIIVLAATVSVFVLAVFFALAYDPARRRWELLRASWSESA; this is encoded by the coding sequence ATGAAAACGGCCCTTGTCCGTAGCCCGATCCTGTACGGCTTGGCGGTGCTCTATCGCCGGCGATGGTTGCTTATAGGGGCCACCTTGGCTGCGGCCGCTTTAAGCGCCCTCATCAGCCTGCTTTTGCCCAATTACTATAAGGCCACCGCTACTGTGCTGCCCAGCCAGGCCGGTGGACTGCGCAGCCTCAGCGCTGCGCTGCCGCGCGACCTGGCGGCTTTGGCCTCTAGCCTTGGCGGATTTGGCCTGAACACGGACTTTGACCGCTACTACGCCATCCTGAACAGCCGGCGCGCCAAATGGGAGCTTGTGCGGCGCTTCAACCTGATGGACGTCTATCGCACGCGACATAAGCGCTATCCCGTTACAGCTACGCTAAAGAAGCTTGAAAGGAATATGCGCTTCGGCATGCATCAAGAGGGCTACTTTGAGATTTCCATCTGGGATCAAGACCCCCGACGGGCGGCCGAGATGGCCAACTACTGCGTGGAGCTGCTCAACCGCATCAACACGGAGATCGCCACCACAGAAGCCCGCGCCTATCGCGAGTTTATCGAGACCCGCTACCGCAAAGCACAGGCGGACCTGGATTCGCTACAGCGGCGCCTCAGCGTCTTTCAACGCCGCTACGGGATCTATGATCTACCCAGCCAGCTGGGGGCATATTTCAGCACAATCGCCGATATCAGCGCCGAGCTGTATCGGCTAGAGGTTCAGCGGGATGCGCTGCGAGCCGGCCTCGGGGCGGATAATCCGCTATTAGGGCAACTAGAGGAACAGATACGCGCCACGCGGGCCAAACTCTCTAGCCTGCGCCAAGACACGGGCCCGATTCGGCTCATGGCCCCCTTGAGGGAGCTTCCCGAGGTAAACCGAGCCTACCTGGAGCTTATGCGTGAGCTCACGATCCAGGCCAAAATCCAGGAGGTTATTGTGCCCCTGTATGAGCAGGCCAAGGTCGAGGAGCAGCGCACCACGCCCACAGTGATCGTCCTGGACCGGGCTGAAATACCGGAGCGCAAAGACCATCCCCGACGCACGATTATCGTGCTTGCCGCGACGGTCTCGGTCTTTGTGCTGGCCGTGTTTTTTGCGCTCGCCTACGATCCGGCAAGACGGCGCTGGGAGCTGCTGCGCGCATCCTGGAGCGAATCCGCCTAG
- a CDS encoding SLBB domain-containing protein has product MVNWARILSFVAISRGWIWTCLLWGLFAPGLGAQTSMSPYLLPEADQRNPYLPNVRQARQTLLRSYYGTTAELRPGTFSSTDLARLQEQLQKLPILPQEGPVDPHQYRIGPGDVLQITIEAFQPPLVLPAVVSPQGLVDIPTVGAVSVSGLRLAEAQARLDSLLRRLYRSSVRVHLASVRSFWVHVVGAVPLPGRYLATPLSRLEEVVLQSLMARPEAARDKRELAQPEKPRPSDPETRPPTEETAQIPALSLRHIRIRHADGTESRADLLRYYLTGDLEANPYLRDGDVVQLSTQQLARGSISLSGAVHLPGTFEYAAGDSLRQILAFGLGFTAEARPEEALLLRPTERGIEEIRFDARAVLEGRAPNRALQPGDRIVIPRRPGPWQPPVVQVIGEVMAPGIYPIEPGRTRLQEVLRWTGGLTEEADLRSAYIVRRPDTFDPLWENPDYARLVLARTTALNLYGRQYVDYETFIRRDLVSADLENALRNGDAGPLLEPGDRIYIPKRQQTVFVFGQVSRPGHVPYRPGWSARDYVEAAGGFTDAARRSEVFVIEAGTFRWKPSRRAAVLPGDMIFVNRKELSDPYIAQLGMAQRTQVIASLVSLSVTLLSLALQLLR; this is encoded by the coding sequence TTGGTCAACTGGGCAAGGATTTTGAGTTTTGTGGCCATAAGTCGGGGTTGGATCTGGACGTGCCTGCTCTGGGGCCTCTTCGCCCCGGGGCTTGGGGCCCAGACCTCCATGTCCCCGTATCTGCTGCCAGAGGCCGATCAGCGAAATCCATATCTTCCAAACGTACGCCAAGCGCGTCAAACGCTGCTGCGCTCCTACTACGGAACCACCGCAGAGCTACGACCCGGCACCTTTAGCTCGACAGATCTTGCTCGGTTGCAGGAACAGCTGCAAAAGCTGCCCATCCTGCCGCAGGAAGGGCCCGTTGATCCCCACCAGTATCGAATCGGTCCGGGTGATGTCCTGCAGATCACCATCGAGGCCTTTCAGCCCCCTTTAGTGCTTCCCGCCGTGGTCAGCCCCCAGGGACTGGTCGACATCCCGACGGTGGGAGCCGTATCCGTCTCCGGTTTGCGCCTTGCGGAGGCCCAGGCACGCCTGGATTCGCTCCTGCGCCGCCTCTATCGATCTTCTGTGCGCGTTCACCTGGCCAGCGTGCGCTCCTTTTGGGTGCACGTCGTGGGGGCCGTGCCGCTTCCGGGTCGCTACCTGGCGACCCCCTTGAGCCGGCTCGAAGAGGTGGTCTTGCAGAGCCTGATGGCTCGCCCCGAGGCCGCTCGGGATAAGCGGGAGCTTGCGCAACCCGAAAAACCACGGCCATCCGATCCGGAGACAAGGCCGCCGACCGAGGAAACAGCTCAGATCCCCGCGCTTTCGCTTCGGCACATCCGGATCCGACACGCCGATGGCACGGAAAGCCGGGCGGACCTGCTGCGCTACTACCTCACGGGGGATCTAGAGGCTAACCCATACTTGCGAGATGGCGACGTGGTGCAACTGAGCACCCAGCAGCTGGCCCGGGGTTCGATCAGCCTGTCCGGTGCCGTACATCTGCCGGGAACCTTTGAATACGCGGCCGGCGACAGTTTGCGGCAAATCTTGGCCTTTGGGTTAGGTTTCACCGCGGAGGCCCGTCCGGAGGAGGCGCTCCTGCTGCGCCCCACCGAAAGGGGCATCGAGGAAATCCGCTTCGACGCCCGGGCCGTCTTGGAGGGCCGCGCCCCCAACCGGGCGCTTCAGCCGGGGGATCGGATCGTCATCCCGCGCCGCCCCGGCCCCTGGCAACCCCCCGTGGTGCAGGTGATCGGCGAGGTCATGGCTCCGGGGATTTACCCCATAGAGCCGGGCCGAACGCGGCTTCAAGAGGTGCTGCGCTGGACCGGTGGTCTTACGGAGGAAGCCGACCTGCGCTCGGCCTACATCGTGCGGCGCCCGGATACGTTCGATCCGCTCTGGGAGAACCCCGATTACGCGCGCCTGGTGCTCGCGCGCACCACCGCGCTCAACCTTTACGGTCGCCAATACGTGGACTACGAAACGTTTATCCGGCGCGATCTGGTCTCAGCCGACCTGGAAAACGCGTTGCGCAACGGAGACGCCGGTCCCCTCCTGGAACCCGGGGATCGGATTTACATTCCCAAGCGCCAGCAGACGGTCTTCGTCTTCGGCCAAGTGAGCCGTCCGGGGCATGTGCCGTACCGCCCCGGTTGGTCGGCCCGGGATTACGTAGAGGCGGCGGGCGGCTTCACCGACGCCGCCCGGCGTTCGGAGGTCTTCGTGATCGAGGCGGGCACCTTCCGCTGGAAGCCCTCAAGGCGGGCTGCCGTGCTGCCGGGAGATATGATCTTCGTCAACCGCAAGGAACTCTCCGATCCCTACATAGCGCAGCTCGGGATGGCCCAGCGAACCCAGGTGATCGCCTCCTTAGTCAGCTTGTCCGTGACTTTGCTTTCCCTGGCCTTACAGCTGCTCCGCTAG
- a CDS encoding C4-type zinc ribbon domain-containing protein: MHTVRDSSLIEQLKALVELQGVDVRLNELDRLKGDLPDEIADLEDTVAQLETRLERCRTENVQAEVERRQLELDIKTAEELIQRYEQQQLHVRNNREYDALTKEIEEQKQRIIDARTRIEELTSRTLRNLELMEEAEQRLAELRAQLQAKRQELGAVLAETEQEYAFLQGRRELALSRVEARLRQAYERIRRGVRNGRAIVPVRRGACDGCYNAVPPQRQLEIRQHNRVVICEHCGRILIDEAFYEEHARNLIRT, encoded by the coding sequence ATGCATACTGTACGGGATTCCAGCCTGATCGAGCAGCTCAAGGCCCTCGTGGAGCTGCAAGGTGTCGACGTCCGGCTCAACGAGCTGGATCGCCTCAAGGGTGATCTGCCCGATGAGATCGCCGATCTGGAGGACACGGTCGCACAGCTGGAGACGCGTCTGGAGCGGTGTCGGACCGAAAACGTGCAGGCCGAGGTTGAGCGACGGCAACTGGAGCTGGATATCAAAACGGCTGAGGAGCTTATTCAGCGCTACGAGCAGCAGCAGCTGCACGTGCGCAACAACCGCGAATATGATGCGCTGACCAAAGAGATCGAAGAGCAGAAGCAGCGTATCATCGACGCTCGCACGCGCATCGAAGAGCTCACCAGCCGCACGTTGCGCAACCTAGAGCTTATGGAGGAGGCCGAGCAGCGGCTTGCGGAGCTGCGCGCGCAGCTACAGGCCAAACGCCAGGAATTAGGAGCCGTCTTGGCCGAGACCGAGCAGGAATACGCCTTCCTGCAGGGGCGTCGCGAGCTTGCGCTGAGCCGGGTAGAGGCGCGGCTGCGGCAGGCCTATGAGCGCATCCGCCGCGGAGTGCGCAACGGACGCGCCATCGTGCCGGTTCGCCGCGGGGCCTGCGACGGCTGCTACAACGCCGTGCCCCCTCAGCGGCAGTTGGAGATCCGGCAGCACAACCGGGTGGTGATCTGCGAACACTGCGGCCGCATCCTCATCGACGAGGCCTTCTACGAGGAGCACGCCCGAAACCTAATCCGGACCTAG